A single region of the uncultured Draconibacterium sp. genome encodes:
- a CDS encoding FAD-dependent oxidoreductase has protein sequence AGLPRFLNIEGENLNGVYSANEFLTRVNLMESFKRETPSPVQKGDKVAVVGGGNVAMDACRTALRLGAGEVYIIYRRGEDELPARAEEIEHAKEEGIQFKLLANPIKIHDNGSGWVGAIENQQMELGEPDASGRRRPVPVEGETFKLDVNKVVIAVGQSPNPLITQSTKGLDLHSWGGIIVDEQTMKTSMKNVYAGGDVVTGAATVILAMGAGKTAAQAIDEQLN, from the coding sequence TGCCGGATTACCACGATTCCTGAATATTGAAGGCGAAAACCTGAATGGGGTGTATTCGGCCAACGAATTTCTGACTCGTGTAAACTTAATGGAATCTTTTAAGCGTGAAACACCAAGCCCGGTGCAGAAAGGCGATAAAGTTGCAGTAGTTGGTGGTGGAAACGTTGCTATGGATGCCTGCCGAACTGCATTGCGTCTGGGAGCAGGAGAGGTTTATATTATTTACCGACGTGGAGAAGATGAACTGCCTGCGCGAGCTGAAGAAATTGAACATGCCAAAGAAGAGGGTATTCAGTTTAAATTACTGGCGAATCCTATAAAAATTCATGATAACGGTTCGGGTTGGGTAGGAGCCATCGAAAATCAGCAAATGGAATTAGGCGAACCTGATGCCTCGGGACGAAGAAGGCCGGTTCCGGTTGAAGGAGAAACTTTTAAACTCGATGTGAATAAGGTTGTTATTGCAGTGGGGCAGTCGCCAAACCCTTTAATTACGCAAAGTACCAAAGGGCTGGATTTGCATTCGTGGGGCGGAATTATTGTTGACGAGCAGACCATGAAAACAAGTATGAAAAATGTATATGCCGGAGGTGATGTGGTTACCGGTGCAGCAACCGTAATTCTGGCAATGGGTGCCGGAAAAACTGCTGCACAAGCTATTGATGAGCAATTGAATTAG